One Triticum dicoccoides isolate Atlit2015 ecotype Zavitan chromosome 3B, WEW_v2.0, whole genome shotgun sequence genomic window, tatccatctgtactattttcatgcatgatccaacaagttaaatggatgttttaatcagaacaaggaaaagcactttaaaaggccatatttgaaattgaaatttgaatctttgactcaaatttgttcaaacccttctggctttagttgcattagcccaacacactcatattgccatgtttcatgcatgcatcatattgttgcacattgtttggtgatgcctgtgtatcgttatcctttacgacaggatctgtccccgaggagtaccgtgactaccctaacgaagaaccgtatccgtgcatcgaaccatcaggcaagcaaccaaccatttgatcatatccatACAattccatgttctcgctcctgctctcttttactgcattaagacaacacgattcaaactgctgtgtgctacggtagttgaacccatttcctctgcatgacctgtcattgccacagtaactagatgaaacccactagcatgtgtaggagttgattgagccatatgtatgtgttgttcctaccttgctatgcctgctatgcttagagtcgtgtcaggtctggttcatctgggtgatgggctagagtgaaatgattatgtcggtaatgagagtggtgtggtgaacacgatttggtaaaggtatcgatgagaggccatgtaggagtacatggtgggttgtttcattgaagccgaccttaagcactgagatctgtatgtgtgatttaagaatcagctactaccatgcattgggcccgaaaccaatggaccctctcgacttcttattcaccctagttctccgtccaggagttgcaagtagtttctggtgtttgtagcctactggaggccgtggacagcgctgaccgtagtaggtacgtggccgggtgtaccgaatacccgttaggtatctcgggaaccctgttcacatcgttcggggccgtatgggaaacctcggccggactccctgcggatggaacctgaataggcgataaacctggactggaggcttaggtgattaggtaggtcgtggccgacacccacgttgggcttccgcttgaaggttgccgagtacatgtcgtgtaaacgacggtaagtggtgagagcgtgtatgaagaagtaccccctgcagggttaacatgatctattcgaatagccgcgtccgcggtaaaggactacttggttgcctatacagttcatagacaagtaaatggaaactactaaaagcctcaagataagtgtgagtgccgaggatggctcttccgtaggaagacggaggtggatcctcggtagtgtattgaagtggtgaatagtggactcgtgtgcgcaaaactatttcaagttgaagtatcgtaggatagcctagccaagagtcaaagctggcttgctgcaataactccaccaacccttcttgatactatgcatgtatgtaggatctgatgtaagtcttgctgagtacctttgtactcatgttgctataatctacatttttacagaagacgctgcaaccccttctgatgggttctaggtagacgttgacatcaacgagtaggctaaagacccaggtggtgaccctgagcttgtgaaggaccacatagtatagccagaggctttccaagcctcttttattttactagttgtctgtactcagacaagttacttccgctgctggtttgtatgactgtatgacttgtatgtggggtcgtgagacccgtacctttgtgtgtatgttatgtatggctcactgagccttaaataaagtacttgtgtcatagagtcatgttgtgatgtttcgttgtatttgcacatatcaagcatattgtgtgtatgattgaaatgcttggtatgtgtgggatctgactatctagttgtttatctttagtagcctctcttaccgggaaatgtctcctagtgttaccgctgagccatggtagcttgctactgctctagaacacttaggctggccggcatgtgtccttcttcgttcctgtgtctgtcccttcggggaaatgtcacgctttgagtactggagtcctgttagcccgctacagcccggtttaccggagtcctgctagcccagtgctacagcccggacccacttgctgatgaccgacacgttcgaagctgggtcatggatgcctgtccctgtaagtctgtgccactttgggtttacgactagtcatgtcagcccaggctccttatcatatggatgctagcgacactatcatatacgtgagccaaaaggcgcaaacggtcccgggaaaaggtaagacgacacccgtggggataccgtgcgtgaggccgcaaagtgatatgaggtgttaccagctagatcgatgtgacatcgagtcggggtcctgacaccgtccACTTGGCGCCGATCCTGAGCAACGGCAGCGCGGGGGCTCCGGCCGCGGCGACGTCCGTCCCCCGGGCCTTCGACGTCGTCCTGCACGCCGGCAACCGCCGTGCCACGGAGAGGTGCTACAACCACGGGGAGGGGGCGGTGACGTACGGCGGCTTCACCGTTGCGTCGGGCCGCGCGCCCGACTTCTGCGTGCCGTGGAAGGGGGCGCGCGAGGTGCCGTTCAGGCTGGCGTGGGACTGGGACGACGGCGCTGGCCTGCCCGAGCACCTGCGTGGCCGCATCGCGGCGGCCGAGAAGGTCGGCGCCGTGGAGTTCGAGGTCCAGGTGAGGCTCCTCCGGGGAGGCGACGCCCGCTCCGGCACGGGCACGCCGACGTGGATGTGGTGCAAGGCGAGGATCGGTGGAGCGCCTGGCGCCGTCGCGCCCTGGCCCTGCACCGTGTTCGCTCCGCAGAACTGGTTTTCGCCCTTGGCCTAGCCGCCTCAGTCAATGCAAACAGTATTTTTTTTTCTTTAACTACTCCCccttgtcccataatataagagcgttttgacacatattatgggatggagggtgtAGTAGATAAGATTGATAGTACTCCTACGAGCTTGATTCTAAGCATGACATGATGTTA contains:
- the LOC119281404 gene encoding uncharacterized protein LOC119281404; translation: MSSLLFRLGRSLWNLVKQKILHPATKPRRNLPVLRGDFRRPVLSCPRYIISTICEFALLIWLFGTAYCYLTYDLPREFAVSLTPATARNGSAGAPAAATSVPRAFDVVLHAGNRRATERCYNHGEGAVTYGGFTVASGRAPDFCVPWKGAREVPFRLAWDWDDGAGLPEHLRGRIAAAEKVGAVEFEVQVRLLRGGDARSGTGTPTWMWCKARIGGAPGAVAPWPCTVFAPQNWFSPLA